One stretch of Pseudomonas fragi DNA includes these proteins:
- the cmk gene encoding (d)CMP kinase, with the protein MVSAPVITIDGPSGSGKGTVAGILAKRLGWNLLDSGALYRLLAFAAGNHGVALDNEALLEKLAAHLDVQFIGATDGKPARIILEGDDVTHAIRSETVAAGASKVAALPAVRDALLQRQRAFLEFPGLVADGRDMGTVVFPDAPLKVFLTASAEERARRRYLQLKAKGDDVSLSGLLDEIRARDERDTQRAIAPLKPAADAIQLDSTELSIEQVLERIMSEIALRDIAG; encoded by the coding sequence ATGGTTTCGGCACCGGTTATCACCATCGACGGCCCGAGCGGTTCAGGCAAAGGCACGGTTGCTGGCATCCTGGCCAAGCGCCTGGGGTGGAATTTGCTCGACTCCGGTGCTCTGTACCGCCTGTTGGCATTTGCCGCAGGTAATCACGGCGTTGCTCTGGATAACGAGGCGTTGCTGGAAAAACTGGCGGCGCATCTTGATGTTCAGTTCATCGGCGCGACGGACGGTAAGCCAGCACGGATCATTCTGGAAGGTGATGACGTGACCCACGCCATCCGCAGCGAGACCGTAGCGGCTGGAGCCTCGAAAGTCGCGGCTTTGCCGGCTGTTCGCGATGCATTGCTGCAGCGTCAGCGTGCCTTTCTGGAGTTTCCGGGCCTGGTTGCAGATGGTCGGGACATGGGTACGGTGGTGTTTCCTGACGCGCCATTGAAGGTTTTTCTGACCGCCAGCGCCGAGGAGCGGGCCCGTCGCCGTTACTTGCAGTTGAAGGCCAAGGGCGATGATGTTAGTCTCTCGGGTCTGCTAGATGAGATTCGTGCCCGCGACGAGCGTGACACGCAGCGTGCAATAGCCCCGCTCAAACCGGCGGCTGATGCCATACAGCTGGACTCCACGGAGTTGTCAATCGAGCAGGTGCTGGAACGCATCATGAGTGAAATCGCACTTCGCGATATCGCTGGATGA